A region of Flavobacterium album DNA encodes the following proteins:
- a CDS encoding 50S ribosomal protein L25/general stress protein Ctc: protein MKSITIKGSERESVGKAATRAVRNAGMVPCVLYGGDQPVHFTAEEMAFKGLVYTPNVHTVVIDLAGKTYDAVLQDIQFHPVSDKILHIDFYQLDPSKEITMEVPVKITGTSPGVLGGGVLRLNQRKLKVRALPANLPDYVEANISELEMGNKLYVTKLETNNFKLLNPDNTVVAQVRISRAAMKAAQEAAKAAKAPAKGKKK from the coding sequence ATGAAATCAATTACGATCAAAGGATCTGAAAGAGAAAGCGTGGGCAAGGCGGCAACGCGTGCGGTACGTAATGCTGGAATGGTTCCTTGCGTGCTATACGGAGGAGATCAGCCAGTACATTTTACTGCAGAAGAAATGGCATTCAAAGGCCTGGTTTACACTCCAAACGTGCACACCGTGGTAATTGACCTTGCCGGCAAAACGTATGACGCTGTCCTTCAGGACATCCAGTTCCACCCGGTATCTGACAAAATACTTCACATCGACTTCTACCAGCTTGACCCAAGCAAAGAAATCACTATGGAAGTTCCGGTAAAAATCACAGGAACATCTCCGGGTGTACTTGGTGGTGGTGTACTTCGCCTTAACCAGCGTAAACTGAAAGTGCGTGCGCTTCCTGCAAACCTTCCTGACTATGTTGAAGCTAACATCTCTGAACTTGAAATGGGTAACAAACTTTATGTTACTAAATTAGAGACTAATAACTTCAAGCTGCTTAACCCTGATAACACAGTGGTTGCCCAGGTGAGAATTTCACGTGCTGCTATGAAAGCTGCACAAGAGGCTGCAAAAGCTGCAAAAGCTCCTGCAAAAGGAAAGAAAAAATAA
- a CDS encoding IS3 family transposase (programmed frameshift), whose protein sequence is MKTRSLKEFTSPPVVKYSEAFKRAVVREYEKGILNKDQIQAKYGIGGNSRVLEWCRKYGKLYYPKFSAIGRPMKDPQKQRIKELEKQLEDARLKVLAYEKLISITEKEEGISILKKGRCQTIDELSKTYPRKVSMFCELFGYSKEAYYKHRTYRKISDTEIVQLRESVLALRRQMPRLGVRKLYHLLQKQGSIHVGRDKLFSLLRNEGLLLCKKRKYTVTTNSKHWLRKYPNLAKRIHLQRPEQLWVSDITYIDTLDGNAYLHLVTDAYSKQIMGYELCDNMEASSTLKALKMALSRRKYKKADLIHHSDRGLQYCSRIYTDCLIQNGIAISMTENGDPYENAIAERINGILKEEFGLSDKFENILQAKELTSQSVGIYNQLRPHLSCSMLTPSQMHKQDKLKLIFFKNKKFRQLLNV, encoded by the exons ATGAAAACACGAAGTCTAAAAGAATTTACATCTCCCCCGGTTGTCAAGTACAGCGAAGCATTTAAACGAGCTGTTGTGCGGGAATATGAAAAGGGGATTTTAAACAAAGACCAGATTCAGGCAAAGTATGGTATTGGAGGTAATTCCAGAGTTTTGGAATGGTGCCGTAAATATGGTAAATTGTACTATCCTAAATTTTCAGCAATAGGCCGTCCGATGAAAGATCCACAAAAGCAACGCATTAAAGAGCTGGAAAAGCAGCTTGAAGATGCCAGGTTAAAAGTTTTGGCCTATGAGAAACTTATATCCATTACTGAAAAAGAAGAGGGTATTAGTATCTTAAAAAAAG GACGTTGCCAAACAATTGACGAGCTTTCCAAAACCTACCCAAGAAAAGTAAGTATGTTTTGTGAGTTGTTTGGCTATAGTAAAGAAGCTTATTATAAGCATCGAACCTACAGAAAAATATCAGATACTGAGATAGTACAGCTACGAGAGTCTGTGCTTGCTCTGCGTAGGCAGATGCCACGTCTTGGTGTGCGAAAACTTTATCATCTGCTTCAAAAGCAGGGTAGTATCCATGTAGGCAGGGATAAATTGTTCTCTCTTTTAAGGAATGAAGGCCTTTTGCTTTGTAAAAAACGAAAATATACCGTTACCACTAATTCAAAACATTGGCTTAGGAAATACCCGAATTTAGCAAAAAGGATACATCTTCAAAGGCCGGAACAGTTGTGGGTGTCTGATATTACTTATATTGATACTCTTGATGGTAATGCATATCTTCATCTTGTAACAGATGCTTATTCTAAACAGATAATGGGATATGAACTTTGTGATAATATGGAAGCGTCTTCCACTCTAAAAGCCTTAAAAATGGCTTTATCCAGACGAAAATACAAGAAGGCTGACCTGATACATCACTCCGACAGAGGGCTTCAATATTGCAGTAGGATTTATACTGATTGTCTAATACAAAACGGAATAGCTATCAGTATGACCGAAAATGGAGACCCTTATGAAAATGCTATCGCTGAGAGAATTAATGGAATATTGAAAGAGGAGTTTGGCCTCTCCGATAAGTTTGAAAATATATTACAGGCAAAAGAACTGACAAGCCAGAGTGTCGGAATTTATAATCAACTAAGGCCGCATCTAAGTTGTTCTATGCTGACACCGAGTCAAATGCATAAACAAGATAAGCTCAAGCTAATATTTTTTAAAAATAAAAAGTTCAGACAACTTTTAAATGTCTGA
- a CDS encoding ribose-phosphate pyrophosphokinase, with protein MSYFEPDAKIFACSNSTYLAEQIAKSYGVELGKVTFSKYSDGEFQPSFEESIRGLRVFLVCSTFPSSDNLMELLLMIDAAKRASARHITAVIPYFGWARQDRKDKPRVPIGAKLVAKLLETAGATRIMTMDLHADQIQGFFEKPVDHLFASTIFVPYIKSLNLENLTIASPDMGGSKRAYAYSKFLGSDVVICYKQRKEANKIETMELIGDVTGKNIVLVDDMIDTGGTLAKAADLMIEKGALSVRAICTHPILSGNAYEKIENSKLSELIVTDSIPLKQETNKIRVVTCANLFAEVMHMVQNNNSISSKFLQ; from the coding sequence ATGTCGTACTTTGAACCGGACGCAAAGATTTTTGCATGTTCAAACAGCACGTACCTCGCCGAACAGATAGCCAAAAGCTATGGTGTGGAGCTTGGTAAGGTTACGTTCTCTAAATACAGTGACGGCGAATTCCAGCCATCGTTCGAGGAGTCGATAAGGGGATTGAGGGTTTTCCTTGTGTGCTCTACCTTCCCAAGCAGCGACAACCTCATGGAACTCCTGCTGATGATCGATGCTGCCAAGAGGGCTTCGGCAAGGCACATTACCGCAGTGATACCTTACTTCGGGTGGGCAAGGCAGGACAGGAAAGACAAGCCAAGGGTGCCGATAGGGGCCAAATTGGTTGCCAAATTGCTGGAAACGGCGGGCGCGACAAGGATTATGACAATGGACCTGCATGCCGACCAGATACAGGGCTTCTTCGAGAAACCGGTAGACCACCTGTTCGCGTCGACCATTTTCGTACCTTATATAAAGTCGCTTAACCTGGAGAACCTAACGATAGCTTCGCCGGACATGGGCGGATCTAAAAGGGCTTATGCTTACAGCAAATTCCTGGGCAGCGACGTGGTAATATGCTACAAGCAGCGCAAGGAGGCCAACAAAATTGAAACAATGGAGCTTATAGGCGATGTGACAGGAAAGAACATCGTACTTGTAGACGACATGATAGACACGGGCGGAACGCTTGCAAAGGCGGCCGACCTGATGATAGAAAAAGGCGCATTGAGCGTGAGGGCTATTTGTACGCACCCTATATTATCGGGCAATGCGTATGAAAAGATCGAGAACTCAAAGCTATCTGAACTGATTGTGACCGACAGCATACCGCTGAAGCAGGAAACAAACAAGATAAGGGTGGTAACCTGCGCGAACTTGTTTGCCGAGGTAATGCACATGGTGCAGAACAACAACTCGATAAGCAGCAAGTTCCTACAATAG
- a CDS encoding T9SS sorting signal type C domain-containing protein yields MKTLPIYFLLLLLPLFGFSQTDLVKWNGVLNDQPSNVPTVLANYVAADNFTASSNVNLNTNWQGFETSGWGDANAAVDYSKYYQMSVRPTTGASMTVTKIRFKYQGEYRKFEVRYSKNADFTGSVSLGVTNPAQFYNSGTQKDLSVNIPLLAGERLYVRIYVYDRVGGTTWKILHTSGNNLPPTIVGTVTAPQPLSGTYTIGQALSNDFKTISDAAAAVNSIGVSGPVTFLLNDAVYNNTLGENFPITFNQFAGTSATNTLTIRPNTGVNARIDAYNANGTVPVQAVFKMNGADNIIIDGSNIAGGSSKNLTIDNNGQLTYTNRAVIYLVSPTGTNAPENITIKNANLQQSYTNGESQYTMGVYVGSDTSASNSLNIGNAAAKIKKLTVSNVTFLNVKEGVYILDNNSTSSALQNVVVEKSTFGGATNDERTITAIYVSNVNGFTIDRNTITGVYRNTNSGDLGFAGIHIAENSTNGTISANNLSKIDKTLANGKGIAGINLSSTASVTNITVVNNFILDVTGPGNGGENQNGFGIGIFSGSGYKLYHNTVRLTKDQYNNAGISSALFIDNNVLNLDVRNNIFVNTQPSYSSRFAIYVATAGQATFATLNNNNYYSVDKMGSIGSFYTVANIKTLAQWKAATGKDAASTAINTVFVSSNDSHIAPFDVINQTLTAGQALNVATDIDGDSRNMTAPYLGADEFGNTSCSETTTYNADGTWSNGLPTASKAVIINGIFAPTTDIKACSLTITATGSMIMPTPKNLYVVNQINIAPGGVLEMSSNSDLVQINSNVSNTGTATIKRNSSLIKRLDYTIWSAPVSGTQTLTQFSPMTLLNRFYTYNPLSNMYAPIADPASTTFTTAKGYLIRTPNNHPTATPTVVNGVFTGTPNNGTITFPLVYQDAAHSYNAVGNPYPSPINVSEFIDANINVIEGTLWFWRKTNDATKSSYSVLTKFAYAANAAPGGENQFAVDPHGVLNTGQGFIVKAKSASNIVFKNRMRKANSSDQFFRTAMDQTEEADTEASRIWLNVTSGEDVFTQAVIGYTAEATLDIDNGIDGESFVDGNANLYSIAAEKTLAIQGRPSFTAEDVVPMGFKTEAAGTFELSIDHMDGIFLGDQAIYVKDNLTNTVHNLKESNYSFTTEPGTFDARFEIVYAAESLGTDTPVAAPKDVIIFQNAKQVTVSAPEAIKSVVVYDLLGKVMYVNNNVNAQEITTTALTASNQVVIVKATLENQQLVNKKVLVN; encoded by the coding sequence ATGAAAACATTACCAATTTATTTCCTACTCTTATTACTACCATTATTCGGTTTCAGCCAGACAGACCTGGTAAAATGGAATGGCGTATTGAATGACCAGCCTTCCAACGTTCCTACAGTACTTGCCAACTATGTGGCAGCTGACAATTTTACTGCAAGCAGCAATGTTAACCTTAATACCAACTGGCAGGGTTTTGAAACTTCCGGGTGGGGCGATGCCAACGCTGCTGTAGATTACTCAAAATATTACCAAATGAGCGTAAGGCCTACAACAGGCGCTTCGATGACGGTAACCAAGATAAGGTTTAAATACCAGGGAGAATACAGGAAATTTGAAGTGCGTTATTCAAAAAATGCCGACTTTACCGGATCTGTATCTTTAGGTGTTACGAACCCTGCCCAATTTTATAACTCAGGTACGCAAAAAGACCTTTCTGTAAACATTCCTTTACTTGCCGGCGAGCGCCTGTATGTAAGGATATATGTATACGACAGGGTAGGCGGTACTACCTGGAAGATACTTCACACCAGCGGTAATAATTTGCCCCCAACTATCGTTGGTACTGTAACTGCTCCACAGCCGCTATCCGGAACCTATACTATAGGACAGGCTTTGAGCAACGATTTCAAAACCATCAGCGATGCAGCAGCAGCTGTAAACAGCATCGGTGTATCGGGTCCGGTAACTTTCCTTCTTAACGATGCGGTATATAACAATACGCTTGGTGAGAACTTCCCGATCACATTCAACCAGTTTGCAGGTACAAGCGCAACGAACACGCTTACCATCAGGCCAAACACAGGCGTTAACGCAAGGATAGATGCTTACAATGCTAACGGTACTGTGCCGGTACAGGCAGTATTCAAAATGAACGGCGCTGACAACATCATCATCGATGGCAGCAACATCGCAGGCGGTTCATCTAAAAACCTTACAATAGATAACAACGGACAGCTTACTTATACTAACCGTGCGGTTATCTACCTTGTAAGCCCTACAGGTACAAATGCTCCTGAGAACATCACCATCAAAAATGCTAACCTTCAGCAAAGCTATACTAACGGTGAGAGCCAATATACAATGGGTGTGTATGTAGGTTCTGATACTTCGGCCAGCAACAGCCTTAACATAGGCAATGCTGCGGCAAAAATCAAAAAGCTTACGGTTAGCAACGTGACTTTCCTTAATGTGAAAGAAGGCGTTTACATCCTTGACAATAATTCAACATCATCAGCGCTACAGAATGTAGTAGTTGAAAAAAGTACTTTTGGCGGCGCAACCAATGACGAAAGGACCATCACAGCAATTTATGTATCGAACGTAAATGGTTTCACGATTGACAGGAACACTATAACAGGCGTATACAGGAACACAAACAGCGGCGACCTTGGCTTTGCAGGTATCCACATTGCTGAGAACAGCACCAACGGTACGATTTCTGCCAACAACCTATCTAAAATAGACAAGACCCTTGCCAACGGTAAAGGTATCGCAGGTATCAACCTTTCTTCTACAGCCTCTGTAACAAACATCACTGTAGTAAACAACTTTATCCTTGACGTAACAGGACCGGGTAACGGCGGTGAGAACCAAAACGGTTTCGGTATCGGTATCTTCTCAGGAAGCGGCTACAAACTGTACCACAACACTGTAAGGCTTACTAAAGACCAATACAACAACGCTGGTATCTCTTCGGCGCTTTTCATTGATAACAACGTACTTAACCTTGACGTAAGAAACAACATATTCGTAAACACACAACCAAGCTACTCATCACGTTTCGCTATCTATGTAGCAACTGCAGGCCAGGCAACGTTTGCAACGCTTAACAACAACAATTACTACTCGGTAGATAAAATGGGATCGATAGGAAGCTTCTATACTGTAGCCAACATTAAGACCCTTGCACAGTGGAAAGCTGCTACCGGCAAAGATGCTGCTTCAACAGCGATCAACACAGTATTCGTATCGTCTAATGACTCGCACATCGCTCCGTTTGATGTGATCAACCAGACGCTTACAGCAGGCCAGGCGCTTAACGTAGCTACCGACATTGACGGTGACTCAAGGAACATGACTGCACCATATTTAGGAGCTGACGAATTTGGTAACACAAGCTGTTCAGAAACTACAACTTATAATGCTGACGGTACATGGTCTAACGGCCTTCCGACTGCAAGCAAAGCTGTAATCATCAACGGTATATTTGCCCCGACTACAGATATTAAAGCCTGCTCGCTTACGATAACGGCTACAGGATCAATGATAATGCCTACACCGAAAAACCTGTATGTAGTAAACCAGATCAATATTGCGCCGGGCGGTGTGCTTGAAATGAGCAGCAACAGTGACCTTGTACAGATAAACAGCAATGTATCCAACACAGGTACGGCAACAATCAAAAGGAACAGCTCACTTATCAAAAGGCTTGACTACACTATTTGGTCTGCCCCGGTATCAGGTACACAGACACTGACTCAGTTCTCTCCAATGACACTGCTCAACCGTTTCTATACCTACAATCCGCTTAGCAACATGTATGCCCCGATAGCCGACCCTGCTTCAACAACGTTTACAACAGCAAAAGGCTACCTTATACGCACCCCGAACAACCACCCAACGGCTACGCCAACGGTAGTAAACGGAGTGTTTACAGGAACACCGAACAATGGTACGATAACTTTCCCGCTGGTATACCAGGATGCAGCACACAGCTACAACGCAGTAGGTAACCCTTACCCGTCTCCAATCAACGTAAGTGAGTTCATCGATGCAAACATCAACGTTATCGAAGGTACGCTTTGGTTCTGGAGGAAAACAAACGATGCTACAAAATCAAGCTACTCTGTACTTACAAAATTTGCTTATGCTGCAAATGCTGCACCGGGCGGTGAGAACCAGTTCGCGGTTGACCCTCACGGAGTACTTAACACAGGACAGGGCTTTATCGTAAAAGCAAAAAGCGCTTCAAACATTGTGTTCAAAAACAGGATGCGTAAAGCAAACAGCTCTGACCAGTTCTTCAGGACTGCAATGGACCAGACAGAAGAAGCAGATACTGAGGCTTCAAGGATATGGCTTAACGTAACAAGTGGCGAAGATGTGTTTACACAGGCTGTAATAGGCTACACTGCCGAAGCTACACTTGATATTGACAATGGTATAGATGGTGAGTCTTTTGTAGATGGTAATGCAAACCTTTACTCTATCGCTGCTGAAAAAACACTTGCTATCCAGGGGCGCCCTTCATTCACTGCCGAAGATGTTGTACCAATGGGCTTCAAAACAGAAGCAGCAGGAACATTCGAATTGTCAATCGACCATATGGACGGAATCTTCCTAGGCGACCAGGCGATATATGTAAAAGATAACCTTACAAATACAGTACACAACCTGAAAGAAAGCAACTATAGCTTTACAACTGAACCAGGTACTTTCGATGCACGTTTTGAAATCGTATATGCAGCTGAATCACTTGGCACCGATACCCCGGTTGCAGCTCCAAAAGATGTGATCATCTTCCAGAATGCCAAACAGGTAACAGTATCAGCGCCTGAAGCTATAAAATCAGTTGTTGTGTATGACCTTCTTGGAAAAGTAATGTATGTGAACAACAACGTAAATGCACAAGAGATCACTACTACTGCCCTAACGGCTTCAAACCAGGTAGTAATCGTAAAAGCAACATTAGAAAATCAGCAGCTAGTAAACAAAAAAGTACTTGTGAACTAA
- a CDS encoding T9SS type A sorting domain-containing protein yields the protein MKKQYFFALGLMMAGLTASAQNQVINGGFEDWTDANPVNFTEQGTSPIYNDNLTKETTPSLVHSGTNSVRQTSQETTQYVEYSNLIPVTPGHSYTLSYWYLDNSPNARTRTWTTWLDSANSSGGALAEPQVNGNAANPHTVQTLQDENYSSDSPNWVFKTMTQTAPATAAKVRVQIRTYRQAAGQSGGFIYYDDISFTDNTAGVNENTINSLKMFPNPLNGDVLTILTESDAPKAVAIFDVLGKQVINTVTSNDTVNVANLTSGVYMVKITQEGKTATKKLVVQ from the coding sequence ATGAAAAAACAATACTTTTTTGCACTTGGCCTTATGATGGCAGGACTAACAGCTTCTGCACAGAACCAGGTTATTAACGGTGGCTTTGAGGACTGGACAGACGCAAATCCGGTAAACTTTACTGAACAGGGAACAAGCCCTATCTATAATGATAACCTGACGAAAGAGACAACACCGTCATTAGTTCACAGCGGTACTAATTCAGTAAGGCAAACATCGCAGGAAACAACACAATATGTTGAATACAGCAACCTTATACCGGTAACCCCGGGCCATTCGTACACTCTTAGCTACTGGTACCTTGATAATAGCCCTAATGCAAGGACAAGGACATGGACTACATGGCTTGACTCGGCTAATAGTTCCGGTGGCGCCCTTGCAGAACCACAGGTGAACGGTAATGCTGCCAACCCTCATACGGTACAAACTCTACAGGACGAGAACTACTCTTCTGACAGCCCTAACTGGGTGTTCAAGACGATGACACAGACTGCCCCGGCTACAGCAGCTAAAGTACGTGTACAGATAAGGACCTATAGGCAGGCAGCAGGCCAGAGCGGCGGATTCATCTATTATGATGATATTTCATTCACTGATAACACAGCCGGTGTAAATGAAAACACTATCAATTCACTGAAAATGTTCCCCAACCCGCTAAACGGCGATGTGCTTACTATACTGACAGAAAGCGATGCCCCTAAAGCAGTTGCAATATTCGACGTATTAGGCAAACAGGTGATAAACACTGTGACAAGCAATGACACTGTAAATGTGGCTAACCTTACATCGGGTGTTTATATGGTGAAAATCACGCAAGAAGGCAAAACTGCTACAAAGAAACTTGTAGTCCAGTAA